Below is a genomic region from Azoarcus sp. KH32C.
CAGATCGCGCGCCGCGGCATCGTACGCTCCTTCCAGATCTCGGCGGTGTTTCCGCACCTGACGGTGCTCGAGAATGTTCGCATCGCGCTGCAGCGCAAGCTCGGCACGAGCTTCCATTTCTGGCGCTCGGAGAAGAGTCTGGCGGTGCTCGACGGCCGCGCGATGGAGCTCCTCGAAGCGGTCGACCTGCAGGGCTTCGCCGATTCGGTGACGATCGAGCTGCCCTACGGACGCAAACGCGCACTCGAAATCGCGACCACGCTCGCGCTCGAACCCGAACTGATGCTGCTCGACGAGCCGACGCAAGGCATGGGTCATGAAGACGTCGGGCGCGTCGCCGACCTCATCAAGCGCGTGTCGGCGAACCGCACGGTGCTGATGGTCGAGCACAACCTCAGCGTCGTCTCCCACATCTGCGATCGGATCACGGTGCTGCAGCGCGGGGCGGTGCTCGCCGAAGGGCCGTACGAGCAGGTCTCGGCCGATCCGCGCGTGCTCGAAGCCTACATGGGGACCGGCCATGGCTAAGGCGAGCGCCTTCGACCCGACCGCCGAAATGCTGCGCGTGAGCGCCCTCCATGCGTTCTACGGCGAATCGCACATCCTGCACGGCATCGACTTCCAGGTGAATCGCGGCGAACTCGTCACGCTGCTGGGGCGCAACGGTGCCGGGCGCACGACGACGCTGAAGGCGATCCTCGGGCTCACCGGACGACGCAGCGGGTCGATCATGGTCAATGGCCGCCAGGTCATCGACCTGCCGACGCACCGCATCGCCCACCTCGGCGTGGGTTACTGCCCCGAGGAGCGCGGCATCTACGCAAGCCTGTCGACCGAGGAGAACCTGCTGTTGCCGCCGGCCGTGAACAGCAGCGGGATGAGCCTCGACGAGATCTACGAGATGTTCCCGAATCTCAAGGAGCGCCGCACGAGCCCCGGCAGTCGCCTGTCCGGCGGCGAACAGCAGATGCTCGCGATGGCGCGGATTCTGCGCACCGGCGCGCGCCTTCTGCTGCTCGACGAGATCACGGAGGGACTCGCGCCGGTGATCGTGCAGACGCTCGGGCGGGTGATCGCGCAGCTGAAAGCGAAGGGGCTGACGATCATCCTCGTCGAACAGAATTTCCGT
It encodes:
- a CDS encoding ABC transporter ATP-binding protein — its product is MSSDFILETRDLTKAFKGFVAVDKVNLQVRRGDIHALIGPNGAGKTTVFNLLTKFLTPTHGTIHFNGQDITHEKSAQIARRGIVRSFQISAVFPHLTVLENVRIALQRKLGTSFHFWRSEKSLAVLDGRAMELLEAVDLQGFADSVTIELPYGRKRALEIATTLALEPELMLLDEPTQGMGHEDVGRVADLIKRVSANRTVLMVEHNLSVVSHICDRITVLQRGAVLAEGPYEQVSADPRVLEAYMGTGHG
- a CDS encoding ABC transporter ATP-binding protein, yielding MAKASAFDPTAEMLRVSALHAFYGESHILHGIDFQVNRGELVTLLGRNGAGRTTTLKAILGLTGRRSGSIMVNGRQVIDLPTHRIAHLGVGYCPEERGIYASLSTEENLLLPPAVNSSGMSLDEIYEMFPNLKERRTSPGSRLSGGEQQMLAMARILRTGARLLLLDEITEGLAPVIVQTLGRVIAQLKAKGLTIILVEQNFRFAAPLADRHYVIEHGRIVETVTKDELESKMPLLEKLLGV